A stretch of DNA from Hippoglossus stenolepis isolate QCI-W04-F060 chromosome 16, HSTE1.2, whole genome shotgun sequence:
CCTGTGAGAGGCCACGTCGGTCTTACTGGTGCTGCACTCCAGGAAAGGAATCCCGATCTTCTTCACTTGTCCGTCCTTTGTCAGGAGGCAGGGCCGGCAGAGCAGCCGGATGATGGCCTTCCTCATGTCCTTGCTGGTCAGCGTGTAGATGATGGGGTTGAGGAGGGAGTTGAACATGGCGATGCCCAGGAAATAGTCGGCCTTGAAGAGCACCTCGCAGCTTTTGGCCGGACAGCAGAagtccagcagcaggaagatgaagaggggCAGCCAACATGCGATGAAGACCCCCAGGACGATGGTGACCGTCTTCAGCAGCGCCATGTACTTCTGGGACTTGCGGTAGAGGCCCTTGCGCTGGGGAACCGAAGCCAGGCGCTGAGTGTTGGACTTGACGATGCGGAAGATGCGGACGTACAGCACCACGATGGACATGAGGATGGCGCTGAAGACGGTGATGCAGAAGAGGATGTAGCTTTTGGCGAAGAGCGGCAGGACCGTGGAGCACTGGTCCAGCTGTCCCATGCAGTTCCAGCCCAGGACGGGCAGGACCCCCAGGAACACGGACAACACCCAGCTCGCCCCAATCAGGGCAAACATGCGCCCCTGCTTGTCCCCCTGGTACGGCTTCATCCTCACCATGGTGACGTGACGCTCGATGGCGATGGCCAGCAGACTGATGACAGAGGCGGCCAGCATGAtgaacacccccccctccctcaggAACCACAGCACCGGGGTCATGTTCAGCGTGTTGGCTCCTGATGCTATGAGGTTCACCATGTAGGTGAAACCTGCGAGCAGGTCGGAGAGGGTCA
This window harbors:
- the s1pr5a gene encoding sphingosine 1-phosphate receptor 5a, whose translation is MTDTSAMPVSPSSGNLLRMFREYQSNSVILNHYNYTGKLNENKYKEGLKPETIAFLLVCLLIVVENAVVLIAIWKNKKFHVPMYYLLGNLTLSDLLAGFTYMVNLIASGANTLNMTPVLWFLREGGVFIMLAASVISLLAIAIERHVTMVRMKPYQGDKQGRMFALIGASWVLSVFLGVLPVLGWNCMGQLDQCSTVLPLFAKSYILFCITVFSAILMSIVVLYVRIFRIVKSNTQRLASVPQRKGLYRKSQKYMALLKTVTIVLGVFIACWLPLFIFLLLDFCCPAKSCEVLFKADYFLGIAMFNSLLNPIIYTLTSKDMRKAIIRLLCRPCLLTKDGQVKKIGIPFLECSTSKTDVASHRLEGLETTVSSGNFTPSTIKAIYPRMSKT